CGATGTACTCGGAGAGGAGGGAACGGGTCAGTTTCAGGTTCTCCCTCTCCTCGCCGAGGGCGGCGACCCTGTTCCTGACCTCCCGCACCTGCCTGAGTTTCCCGACGATCTCCCCCTCCTTCTCGGCGAGGTGAGCGAGGGCGGCCTGGAGTTTCGTCGTCTCCGCCTGCTTTTCCTGGACTGCATCCGCGGCCCTCGCGGCCTTCTCCCGAGCCCCGGCAAGGCGGTCGGGGTCGAAGGCGAGGGCCTCGACCTCGCGGCCGACGGCGGCACGGCGTTCCTCCGCGGCGGCGAGGGCCGACCTGACATCTGCCAGCCTCTTCTCCAGGTCGGGGAGGCGGGCCGCCTCACGCTCGCACGCGAGGTACCGGCGGTGCTTCTCCTCGGCCGCCTCCCTCGCCCCGGCGACGCGGGCATACCCGGCCTCGTCGAAACCAACCTCGTCCCTCTCTGCCGTGCACGCCGCGATCAAACCGTCGATGCGGGCGAGGGCGGCGCTCACCTCCCGGTGATCGGCCTCCACCTGCGGACGCCTCTCGCACTTCGTCTTCAATGCGAGGTACTCCTGCCAGAGGGGTTCGAGACGCTTCTGCTCCGCGTCGAGGGCGGCCTTCCGGTTCGGGTCGTAGGCGAAGGCCTCGCAGTCGGCGCGGGCGACCTCGGCGGCGACAAGCGCCGTCGCGGCCTCGGCGTCGAGGGCCTCCAGGTCCCCGGCCTTCGAGGGGAGAGCGGCGACCTCGCCGGAAAGCCTGTCGTATCTCTCCTTGAGACGGGAGAGGGCGTCGAGGCGCCCGACCACCTCCGCATGGTGCGCAGGGTCGTAGGTGCCGGCGGCGTATTCCTCGATCTCCAGGCGCTCCCTGAGGGCAGCGACCCGGCGCTTCTGGTCCACACATTTCTCCACCGCCACGGCGGCCCCGGCCAGGAGGTCCTGGAGGGCCTGGCGACGGCCCTCGATCTCCCGTATCCCGGACTGCACCGCGGCAAGGTCCCTGTCGATGCGGGCGAGGTCCCTGTCGAGGGTAAGGGCCTCCTCCTCGCCTGCCGCGGCACCCCTCTCCAGGTCGGCGACAAGGCCCCCATAATGCCCTCCAAGGGGGCGGTGGCAGGTGGGACAGGGGGAGTCAGGCCCGAGGGACGCAACCTCCGCGAGGTGCGCCCGGAGAGACGCCACCTCTTCGGTGCAGATCTTCTTCTTCGCCTCCGCGGCGGCGCGGGTGCGGGTGAGGTCGTCCCTCCTCTCCCCGGCCGCCTTCAGGTCCGCAGCAGGGTCGCCGGCCGCCGTCACGTCTTTTTTCAGGCCCTCGACCATTGCCTGAAGCGCTGCCTCTTCCCTCTCCGCCGTTGCAATCTCGTCCCTGATGCGGAGGGCCTCGCGGGCATGGACCGCGGCCAGGTCGAGCGCCTCCTTCTCCCGGAAAAGGTCGTCGTACCCGGCAAGGTCAGCCTCAAGATCGGCGCATTCCGCGTCTTTTTCCCTGAGTGTCTCGACCTCCCGGACGAGTCCGGCCATCGCCCTCCCCAGCGCGGCGACATGCTGCTCCGCGGCGCGGACACGGTCGGCAAGGTCGCGGTGCCTGATCTCGTCGGCCGCACAGGCCTCCCGTGCCCCGAGTACCTCGTTCCGCCGCGCGGCGACGGGCGCAAGGTCCCGGCACCGGACGAGGTCGGCGTCGAGTCCTTCGAGTGTGTGGGCAAGGGTCACGAGACGGCCAACCTCGCGTCGCCGTTCGCCATCGAGAGAGGAGAGGCGTGCCGAGAGGAGGTCGTGGCTCTGCTTCTTCCGGCCCCACTCCTCAGAGGCCTCCTGGAGGGCCGCGTACTCCTCCTCTGCCGCGGCGAGGGCCTCGTACTCACCGAGGTGTGCTCGAATACCCTCGATGTCCTTCTCAAGCCCCGACACCTCGGCCGCGTACCGTTCATTCTCCCTGACGGCAGAGGCCTGTGCCTCGCCGAGGCGCGCTGCCTCGCGGCCTGCCGCATCGAGGGCGGCGAGGTCGGCACCGGCCGCGTCCCTCTCCGCACAGAGAGAGACCAGGGCCTCGGTGCATGCCTTCATCCCGGCCCGGGCAGAGTTCGCATCTGCCCGGCAGATCTCCAGCCCGCCCTCCAGCGCCTCCTCGTCGAGGACGGAAAGGGCGCCCTCGGCACGGCTGATGTCCGCCTCGACGGCGTCGATCTCCCCCTTCAGGGCGGCCTGCCCCTCGTCCTTCAGGTAGTCGATACCGAGGGCCTTCATGAACCACTCCCGCCTGGCCGCCGGCCTCTCGTCGAGGAGGGCGAGCAGGTCCTTCTGGGCGGCAAAGACCGTGCTCCTGAAGTCGGCCGGCCCCATACCGAGGACCCGCATCACCTCCGCGGCGACAGCGCTCACCCCCTCGGCCAGCTGCTTCTCGCCCCCGTCCATGAAGAGGGAGGCATTGTGCTGGGTGGAACTCCCCGTCTTCCTGAAGGTCCGCTGGACGACGTAATCCTCGCCGCCGGCCGAGAACTCCAGGACGACCTCGCACTTCTCCTTCGGGCCGGCAAAGGAGGAGACGACATACTCGCCGTCGACCCCGCCCTGCACGCCGTACAGCCCGAAGAGGACGGCGTCGGTGATCGTGCTCTTGCCCGCGCCGTTGTTCCCGACGATGCCGGTGATCCCGTCGCGGAACAGGATCTCCTCGTCCCGGTAGCGCTTGAAGTTGCGGAGGACAAGTTTATGCAGGAGCATCGTCGACCTCCTGGCGCTCCCTGATCACCGTCTTCAGGACCTCCTGCCCTTTCCTGAGGACATACGCCTCCCTCTCCGGGGGGAGGTGCTTCTCGCCCAGGAAACGCCCGAACTCGGCGACATAGTCGAGGCCGGCAAGGTCTCCGCCGGCAAGGCGGGGGACCTCCTCCTCGGCCACCTCGGCCCTCACCTTCAGGTCGAGGAGGCGGTCGGCGGCACAGGCAGGGCCGCGGCGCCCGAGGTCGCGGAGAGTCTCCCGCCCCACACCGGCGACCGTCACCTGGCACATCGCATGGGGCGCGGCGACCCTCTCGACGGCCCCGGCGATCGCGTCGGCGACCCCGCCGGCCGAAAGATCGGCGCAGTCCAGGGTGCCGAGGTCGTACATCGGGGTCTTCGGGAGGGCGAGGGGCGTGACACGACCCGTCGCCGTGTCGACGACAAGGCCCCCCTTCCGGTCATGGATCTCGCCGTACGTGCAGTGTTCCAGGGACCCGCTGTACCAGGCGCGGCTGCCGACCTGCACCTGGCCGTGGTAGTGGCCGAGGGCGATGTAGTCGAAGTCGTCGGAGATCATCGTGTTGTCTATCTCGTGCTCCGCGATGGTGTGGAGTTTTTTGTCGGCGACCATGCTCGCAAGGCCGTGGGTGACCAGCACGTTGGCCGATGAGGAAGAGAGGTCGACCTGGTCGAAGGCGACCCTGTAGTCGCCGGCCTCGAGCATGTTCGGAATGAGGTGGAAGACGGTGTCGCCGACCTCCACCCTCTCGTACCGGTAGCGGTAGGCGGCATGGACCTCGGCGCCGTGGTATGCGAGCACGGCAAAGGGGGACTCGGTGTACCGGGTCTTCGCCATCGAGTGGTTGCCGGCGATGAGGATGAGGGGGACGCCCGCGTCCTGCAGTCTGTCCAGGGCCTCGAGGACCGTCGTGTAGGCCCTGGTCTTTGGCCTGACAGTGTGGAAGAGGTCGCCCGCGTGGACGACGGCGTCCGGCCTCTCCCTGATGACCGCGTCGACGGCCGCAAGAAAATTCTCGTAGACCAGTTTTTCCCGCAGGTTCATCCCGGTATCCGGGTCGATTTTATTGAAGGCCGCAAGGCCGAGGTGCGTATCGGCAATATGGACGAATTTCATCTTTATCAAACCCTCATCTGCCGGTCGTATATAGAGCTCTCCGGCGGACCCTGAAAGTGAAGGGGAGCGTCACCACTATCTAATAGCGGGTGCACACTATGAAGATGGTGATTCTGTGACACAGCGGGCTGTGGACGCAATATTTCAGGCGATGTTCCTCCTCACCGATCTGCGGGTGCTGATGCGGGAGACGGCGCCCCTTCACGATCTCGACGAGGAACAGCGGGCAAAGGCCTCGAAGGCCCTTGAGAAACTGAAAAAACAGATCAATACTCTTGAGCAGGAGCTGTCTCGATGAAGTGCACGGCCGATATCGAGGCACGCGACCTCGAAGAGATGAACATCAATATCGACCCGATCCAGGCCGGCGGCAGGCTGACCGCGGACGCGATGAAGGCGATCATCGCCTGGGGCGACGGCTACTCGGTCTGCGACAACTGCCGGAAACCTTTCAGGCTCGACTACATCGAAAAGCCGGCAATCAACGTCTTCCACGACGACCTCGCCGCCTTCGTCGGCATGGACGAGGCGCGGGTCGTGCCCGGCGCGAGGCGCGGCTTCCAGGCGGTCGCCGGCACCTACGTGCAGAAGGGCGACCCGGTGATGCTCACCGGCCTCTCCCACTACACCGAGTTCCTGGCCGTCGAGAACACCGGCGGCGTGCCCCTGGAGATCCCGAAGGACGAGAAGAATATCATCAGGGCCGGGGCGGCGGCGGAAAAACTCGAAGAGGCGGTGCGGACCTTCGGGCGGCCGCCTGTCCTCCTCTTCATCGACCATGTCGACTACCAGTACGGCAACCTCCATGAGGTGAAGGAGATCGCCCGCGTCGCCCACCAGTACGACGTCCCCGTCCTCCTCAACGGCGCCTACACGGTCGGCATCCTGCCTGTGGACGGGAAGGCGCTCGGCGTCGACTTCGTCGTCGGGTCGGGGCACAAGAGCATGGCGGCGCCGGCGCCCTCGGGCGTGCTCGCCACGACCGCGGAGCGTGCCGACGAGGTCTTCAGGACGACGACGATCAAGGGAGACGTCACGGGCCGGACCTTCGGGTTGAAGGAGGTGGAGATGATGGGCTGCACCCTGATGGGCGTCACCCTCATGGGCATGATGGCCTCCTTCCCGCACGTGCAGGAGCGGGTGAACCACTGGGAGGAGCACCTTGCCAATGGCACGCTCTTCGTCAACGCCCTGGCCGCCATCGAGGGGACGGAGATCAGGTCCGAGATGCCGCGGCGCCACACCCTGACCCGCGTCGACACGACCGCCTCCTTCGATCGGGTGGCCGAGACGCACAAAAAACGCGGTTTCTTCCTCTCCTCCGCGCTGAAGAAGAAGGGGATCGTCGGCGTCATTCCCGGGGCGACGAAGGTCTGGAAGTTCAACACCTACGGCCTCTCCCGGGCACAGGTGGAGTACCTCGCCGCCGCGTACCTGGAGATCGCGGAGGAGAACGAACTTTCCGTCTCCTCGTAAGGATAGGATAGAGTGCCGGCCCTGAAGGGGTCGGTGCGGTTCTTTTTTTCTATCACATTGTTCCGGATAGAGTCTTAAATGGGAGTCCGGAGGGAACTTGAAAAGACGAAGGCTTCGAAGAAAATCCCGGGAGAAACATGGGAAGGCATTATCTCCAGGGATAAATCGGTGGAGCGGCATCTTGTCCGGGGGGCATCGCTCGAAAACGTTCCGTTTTCTCAAGCTCCCTTCGGTCGCACCCCCGGTCCCCCCACCATCAGGATAGGGGAGGGATGGTAACCTCCTCCTTCA
This window of the Methanofollis ethanolicus genome carries:
- a CDS encoding AAA family ATPase, which translates into the protein MLLHKLVLRNFKRYRDEEILFRDGITGIVGNNGAGKSTITDAVLFGLYGVQGGVDGEYVVSSFAGPKEKCEVVLEFSAGGEDYVVQRTFRKTGSSTQHNASLFMDGGEKQLAEGVSAVAAEVMRVLGMGPADFRSTVFAAQKDLLALLDERPAARREWFMKALGIDYLKDEGQAALKGEIDAVEADISRAEGALSVLDEEALEGGLEICRADANSARAGMKACTEALVSLCAERDAAGADLAALDAAGREAARLGEAQASAVRENERYAAEVSGLEKDIEGIRAHLGEYEALAAAEEEYAALQEASEEWGRKKQSHDLLSARLSSLDGERRREVGRLVTLAHTLEGLDADLVRCRDLAPVAARRNEVLGAREACAADEIRHRDLADRVRAAEQHVAALGRAMAGLVREVETLREKDAECADLEADLAGYDDLFREKEALDLAAVHAREALRIRDEIATAEREEAALQAMVEGLKKDVTAAGDPAADLKAAGERRDDLTRTRAAAEAKKKICTEEVASLRAHLAEVASLGPDSPCPTCHRPLGGHYGGLVADLERGAAAGEEEALTLDRDLARIDRDLAAVQSGIREIEGRRQALQDLLAGAAVAVEKCVDQKRRVAALRERLEIEEYAAGTYDPAHHAEVVGRLDALSRLKERYDRLSGEVAALPSKAGDLEALDAEAATALVAAEVARADCEAFAYDPNRKAALDAEQKRLEPLWQEYLALKTKCERRPQVEADHREVSAALARIDGLIAACTAERDEVGFDEAGYARVAGAREAAEEKHRRYLACEREAARLPDLEKRLADVRSALAAAEERRAAVGREVEALAFDPDRLAGAREKAARAADAVQEKQAETTKLQAALAHLAEKEGEIVGKLRQVREVRNRVAALGEERENLKLTRSLLSEYIAYLLGVVRGQLEGVVGEVLAEITDGRYDTVSFDDTFTLLVNDMGADYPADRFSGGEQDDIAIALRIALSRYLAGMRGMHDPAVLIFDEIFGSQDEERRANLVRALRTQEAHFPQIFLISHVGEVQDEFETTLRVELGPGPESHIEEADR
- a CDS encoding metallophosphoesterase family protein — protein: MKFVHIADTHLGLAAFNKIDPDTGMNLREKLVYENFLAAVDAVIRERPDAVVHAGDLFHTVRPKTRAYTTVLEALDRLQDAGVPLILIAGNHSMAKTRYTESPFAVLAYHGAEVHAAYRYRYERVEVGDTVFHLIPNMLEAGDYRVAFDQVDLSSSSANVLVTHGLASMVADKKLHTIAEHEIDNTMISDDFDYIALGHYHGQVQVGSRAWYSGSLEHCTYGEIHDRKGGLVVDTATGRVTPLALPKTPMYDLGTLDCADLSAGGVADAIAGAVERVAAPHAMCQVTVAGVGRETLRDLGRRGPACAADRLLDLKVRAEVAEEEVPRLAGGDLAGLDYVAEFGRFLGEKHLPPEREAYVLRKGQEVLKTVIRERQEVDDAPA
- the pscS gene encoding O-phospho-L-seryl-tRNA:Cys-tRNA synthase, which codes for MKCTADIEARDLEEMNINIDPIQAGGRLTADAMKAIIAWGDGYSVCDNCRKPFRLDYIEKPAINVFHDDLAAFVGMDEARVVPGARRGFQAVAGTYVQKGDPVMLTGLSHYTEFLAVENTGGVPLEIPKDEKNIIRAGAAAEKLEEAVRTFGRPPVLLFIDHVDYQYGNLHEVKEIARVAHQYDVPVLLNGAYTVGILPVDGKALGVDFVVGSGHKSMAAPAPSGVLATTAERADEVFRTTTIKGDVTGRTFGLKEVEMMGCTLMGVTLMGMMASFPHVQERVNHWEEHLANGTLFVNALAAIEGTEIRSEMPRRHTLTRVDTTASFDRVAETHKKRGFFLSSALKKKGIVGVIPGATKVWKFNTYGLSRAQVEYLAAAYLEIAEENELSVSS